In Nocardioides cavernae, a single genomic region encodes these proteins:
- a CDS encoding quinone-dependent dihydroorotate dehydrogenase: MRPYDVLFEQALTRVDPERIHHAAFRAIRAAAPVTTRAVRVPSAPVHALGLTFPHPLGLAAGFDKNAVGIDGLAALGFGHVEIGTVTGEGQPGNPQPRLFRLTDDRAIVNRMGFNNDGAEVVARRLAAWRAGGGSTILGVNIGKTKVVPEDEAARDYEKSAGLLAPFADYLVVNVSSPNTPGLRDLQAVEKLEPILTAVRRRADEARPDHRVPLLVKIAPDLSDDDVLAVADLALATGLDGVIATNTTISRDGLASPVSRVEQVGAGGLSGRPLTLRSEDVVRLLRNRVGPGLALVGVGGITTVDDARRRLAAGADLLQGYTAFVYEGPLWPRRIVRGLATDG, encoded by the coding sequence TCCGGGCGGCGGCGCCCGTCACGACGCGGGCCGTCCGCGTCCCGTCCGCGCCGGTGCACGCCCTGGGCCTGACCTTCCCGCACCCGCTCGGCCTCGCCGCCGGCTTCGACAAGAACGCCGTCGGGATCGACGGGCTCGCCGCCCTCGGCTTCGGGCACGTCGAGATCGGGACCGTCACCGGCGAGGGCCAGCCCGGCAATCCGCAGCCGCGGTTGTTCCGGCTCACCGACGACCGCGCGATCGTCAACCGGATGGGCTTCAACAACGACGGTGCCGAGGTGGTCGCCCGGCGGCTCGCCGCCTGGCGCGCGGGCGGTGGCTCGACGATCCTCGGCGTCAACATCGGCAAGACCAAGGTCGTCCCCGAGGACGAGGCGGCCCGCGACTACGAGAAGTCGGCGGGGCTCCTGGCCCCGTTCGCCGACTACCTCGTCGTCAACGTCTCCTCGCCCAACACCCCCGGCCTGCGCGACCTGCAGGCGGTGGAGAAGCTCGAGCCGATCCTCACGGCCGTACGCCGTCGCGCCGACGAGGCGCGTCCCGACCACCGGGTGCCGCTGCTGGTCAAGATCGCCCCCGACCTCAGCGACGACGACGTGCTCGCCGTGGCCGACCTCGCGCTCGCCACCGGGCTCGACGGCGTCATCGCCACCAACACGACCATCAGCCGCGACGGGCTCGCCTCGCCGGTGTCCCGGGTGGAGCAGGTCGGAGCCGGCGGCCTGAGCGGGCGCCCGCTCACCCTGCGGTCCGAGGACGTCGTACGCCTGCTGCGCAACCGCGTCGGGCCCGGCCTCGCACTCGTCGGCGTCGGCGGCATCACCACCGTCGACGACGCGCGGCGGCGGCTCGCGGCCGGTGCCGACCTCCTGCAGGGCTACACCGCCTTCGTCTACGAGGGCCCGCTGTGGCCTCGGCGCATCGTGCGGGGTCTCGCCACGGATGGCTGA
- a CDS encoding nitronate monooxygenase, giving the protein MSAHLPGPVMVAAGCGGTGRELEPYAGPDGLAGLDLVTRSITLDARPGGPGPRVVEVPGGLVNAVGLPNPGLEHFLATELPWLVRAGARVHVSIAGATMGEYADLARRLSRAPGVAGLEVNVGAPDEVGAGLFEVREPYHSASVIAAVRREFPTDRPVLAKLRPDVSRIVEGARSCHEAGATAIVVGNAVPAAFPDGRAGGLSGPAIAPVALRCVAEVHRALPDVPTIGCGGVHDLRSANAYLDAGASAVQVGTALLHDPTTVARLRAALSPRPDARPEETR; this is encoded by the coding sequence GTGAGCGCGCACCTGCCGGGCCCCGTGATGGTCGCCGCCGGCTGCGGCGGCACCGGACGCGAGCTCGAGCCGTACGCCGGTCCCGACGGACTGGCCGGGCTCGACCTCGTCACCCGCTCGATCACCCTCGACGCCCGCCCCGGTGGCCCCGGGCCACGGGTCGTCGAGGTGCCCGGCGGGCTGGTCAACGCGGTCGGCCTGCCCAACCCCGGTCTCGAGCACTTCCTCGCCACCGAGCTGCCGTGGCTCGTGCGCGCCGGCGCCCGCGTCCACGTGTCGATCGCCGGCGCGACGATGGGCGAGTACGCCGACCTCGCCCGGCGCCTCAGCCGCGCCCCGGGCGTCGCCGGGCTCGAGGTCAACGTGGGTGCCCCCGACGAGGTGGGCGCCGGCCTGTTCGAGGTGCGCGAGCCCTACCACTCGGCCAGCGTGATCGCGGCCGTGCGCCGCGAGTTCCCCACCGACCGGCCCGTCCTCGCCAAGCTGCGCCCCGACGTCTCCCGGATCGTCGAGGGCGCCCGCTCCTGCCACGAGGCCGGTGCCACCGCGATCGTCGTCGGCAACGCTGTCCCCGCCGCGTTCCCCGACGGACGGGCCGGTGGCCTCAGCGGCCCCGCCATCGCCCCCGTCGCGCTGCGCTGCGTCGCCGAGGTGCACCGGGCCCTGCCCGACGTCCCGACCATCGGGTGCGGCGGCGTGCACGACCTGCGCTCGGCCAACGCCTACCTCGACGCCGGCGCGAGCGCCGTACAGGTCGGCACCGCGCTGCTCCACGACCCGACCACCGTGGCTCGCTTGCGGGCCGCCCTCTCGCCCCGTCCCGATGCCCGTCCCGAGGAGACCCGATGA
- a CDS encoding iron-sulfur cluster-binding protein has protein sequence MADERGPVHSSLHPSVHVDGEVVATKRVGGYRHLTLTAPGVPERFRAGNFVAVTVAGHVARRALWVHRVRASSAFGPTLDVVVEARGSGTEWLAAQPVGARIAITGPLGRPFALPKDAVSCLLVGEGYAAAPLFPLAERLRERGCAVSLVVSARDEAHLLSALEARRSARSVTVLTADGSVGQRGTVADHVEDLVRRSDADVVYAAGPHSVLRSAAAAAERAGAWSQVAVETPTPCGTGLCHGCPLPVVGEDGVERVVRACAEGPVVRGDRIRWDALPDALGHAQ, from the coding sequence ATGGCTGACGAGCGGGGACCGGTCCACTCCAGCCTCCACCCGAGCGTGCACGTCGACGGCGAGGTGGTCGCCACCAAGCGCGTCGGCGGCTACCGCCACCTGACCCTGACCGCGCCGGGAGTCCCCGAGCGGTTCCGGGCGGGCAACTTCGTCGCGGTCACCGTCGCCGGGCACGTGGCCCGGCGGGCCCTGTGGGTGCACCGGGTCCGGGCGTCCAGCGCGTTCGGTCCCACGCTCGACGTCGTCGTGGAGGCTCGGGGGAGCGGTACGGAGTGGCTCGCCGCCCAGCCGGTCGGCGCACGGATCGCGATCACCGGTCCGCTCGGTCGGCCGTTCGCCCTGCCCAAGGACGCCGTGTCGTGCCTGCTCGTCGGGGAGGGCTACGCCGCGGCACCGCTCTTCCCGCTCGCCGAGCGCCTCCGTGAGCGCGGGTGCGCCGTCTCGCTCGTCGTCTCCGCGCGCGACGAGGCGCACCTGCTGTCCGCCCTGGAGGCGCGGCGGTCGGCCCGGTCGGTCACCGTCCTCACCGCCGACGGCTCCGTCGGCCAGCGCGGCACGGTCGCCGACCACGTCGAGGACCTCGTCCGCCGCAGCGACGCCGACGTCGTGTACGCGGCGGGTCCCCACTCCGTGCTGCGCAGCGCGGCAGCAGCCGCGGAGCGCGCCGGCGCGTGGAGCCAGGTCGCGGTCGAGACGCCCACCCCGTGCGGCACCGGACTCTGCCACGGGTGCCCCCTGCCCGTCGTCGGCGAGGACGGCGTCGAGCGGGTCGTCCGGGCCTGCGCCGAGGGTCCCGTCGTGCGGGGCGACCGGATCCGGTGGGACGCCCTGCCGGACGCACTGGGGCACGCGCAGTGA
- the mihF gene encoding integration host factor, actinobacterial type, translating to MALPPLTPEQRQAALDKAAASRRERAEVKNRLKNSGGSIVDVLHEGQTNEVIGKMRVVELLQSVPGLGRVRARQVMERLNIAESRRVRGLGVKQVAALEREFGPDAS from the coding sequence GTGGCCTTGCCCCCTCTGACGCCCGAGCAGCGCCAGGCAGCCCTCGACAAGGCTGCGGCCTCCCGACGCGAGCGGGCCGAGGTGAAGAACCGCCTCAAGAACTCCGGCGGCTCGATCGTCGACGTGCTTCACGAGGGCCAGACCAACGAGGTCATCGGCAAGATGCGCGTCGTCGAGCTCCTCCAGTCGGTGCCCGGCCTCGGCCGCGTGCGAGCCCGCCAGGTGATGGAGCGGCTCAACATCGCCGAGAGCCGCCGCGTGCGCGGGCTGGGCGTCAAGCAGGTCGCTGCGCTCGAGCGTGAGTTCGGCCCCGACGCCTCGTGA
- the pyrF gene encoding orotidine-5'-phosphate decarboxylase, whose product MTPFGTRLAHAIEERGRFCVGIDPHAALLHEWGLDDDVASLERFALTVVEAVAPVVGIVKPQSAFYERFGSRGIAVLERVVEESRAAGALVLMDAKRGDIGSTSQAYADAYLDPTSPLGCDAVTASPYLGFGSLDPMLEACRRHGGGLFVLALTSNKEGPEVQHARTGDTSVAGTVLAHLRAANAGAEPVGSFGAVVGATIGDTEEDLDVNGPLLVPGFGAQGGTVDDMARIFGRASRWALPSSSRDVLRAGPDVGALRDAARRGNDAVRGLGA is encoded by the coding sequence ATGACGCCGTTCGGCACCCGCCTGGCCCACGCGATCGAGGAGCGCGGACGCTTCTGCGTCGGCATCGACCCGCACGCGGCGCTGCTGCACGAGTGGGGCCTCGACGACGACGTGGCGTCGCTGGAGCGGTTCGCGCTCACCGTGGTGGAGGCGGTCGCGCCGGTCGTGGGCATCGTGAAGCCGCAGAGCGCGTTCTACGAGCGCTTCGGCAGCCGGGGGATCGCCGTCCTCGAGCGCGTCGTGGAGGAGTCCCGCGCGGCCGGGGCGCTGGTGCTGATGGACGCCAAGCGGGGCGACATCGGATCGACCAGCCAGGCCTACGCCGACGCCTACCTCGACCCCACGTCGCCGCTCGGCTGCGACGCGGTCACCGCCAGCCCCTACCTCGGCTTCGGCTCGCTCGACCCGATGCTCGAGGCCTGCCGGCGCCACGGCGGCGGCCTGTTCGTGCTCGCCCTGACCTCCAACAAGGAGGGCCCCGAGGTCCAGCACGCCCGCACCGGCGACACCTCCGTCGCCGGGACCGTGCTGGCGCACCTGCGCGCCGCCAACGCCGGGGCCGAGCCGGTCGGGTCCTTCGGCGCGGTCGTCGGCGCCACGATCGGCGACACCGAGGAGGACCTCGACGTCAACGGCCCGCTGCTCGTGCCGGGCTTCGGCGCGCAGGGCGGCACCGTCGACGACATGGCGCGCATCTTCGGGCGCGCCTCCCGGTGGGCGCTCCCCAGCTCCTCGCGTGACGTGCTGCGGGCCGGGCCCGACGTGGGCGCGCTCCGCGACGCCGCCCGGCGCGGCAACGACGCCGTGCGAGGCTTGGGGGCGTGA